The Vescimonas coprocola genome includes a window with the following:
- a CDS encoding HdeD family acid-resistance protein, with amino-acid sequence MKRKNGFGWSELIVGVLLILLGIFAFIRPESMLTGAVVIYGVIAIVMGIEDLVVYARLSRFISFGPMLSLISGILSVMCGVMLIANPNVGKWALTILLPIWFIAHCISELTRTNLIRLIGNPFYYYFSLILNILGLVLGFVMIFSPALSFVTLRAICYMVAIYLILFGIESIIAAFARRNSDW; translated from the coding sequence CTTTGGATGGAGCGAATTGATCGTCGGCGTGCTCCTGATCCTGCTTGGCATCTTTGCCTTTATCCGCCCGGAAAGCATGCTGACGGGAGCGGTCGTTATTTACGGCGTGATCGCCATTGTGATGGGCATTGAAGATCTCGTGGTATATGCCCGGCTTTCCCGCTTTATCAGCTTCGGTCCGATGCTGTCGTTGATCTCTGGGATTTTAAGCGTTATGTGCGGCGTGATGCTGATCGCCAATCCCAATGTCGGGAAATGGGCACTGACGATTCTTCTCCCGATTTGGTTTATCGCCCACTGCATATCCGAGCTGACAAGGACAAACCTGATTCGTTTGATTGGAAATCCGTTTTATTACTATTTCTCACTGATTCTGAACATTCTCGGGCTTGTGCTCGGATTTGTGATGATCTTTAGTCCGGCGCTTTCCTTTGTAACGCTCAGAGCGATCTGCTATATGGTGGCAATCTATCTGATCCTGTTCGGCATCGAAAGCATTATTGCGGCTTTTGCCCGCAGAAACTCCGACTGGTAA
- a CDS encoding ABC transporter ATP-binding protein gives MFELLKKMKRKEWLTAGLCAILVLGQIYFDLRLPDYMSDLTVLIKTPGSAMSDIWQTGLEMLGCTLASALLAVICGYLAAQTAAGFSYTIREKVFNQVADFGQYEMQQFSVPSLINRTTNDITQIQMLVAMGLQIMIKSPIMAIWAVIKIINKSWTLSVITAGFVVALLAMMAIVIAVIVPRVRRVQKLTDNINRVSRENLTGINVVHAYNAEKYQAEKFEQANDELMRTQLFNQHGFAMLMPAVSFAMNTLALTVYWVGASIVEKVALTDVAARIATFGDIMVFGTYATYVIMSIMMMVMIVMFFPSAQVSAGRINEVLNAKITLREGKSDNAPEVGTVEFKDVSFHYPTSDKDVLENISFKVNKGETIAFIGATGSGKTTLISLAARFYDTTSGTVLIDGKDIKEYTFDALYDRIGYVTQKAVLFAGDIRDNVLFGESAAVPTDENAQKALELAQASEFVEKLPGKLDAPISQGGSNVSGGQKQRLAIARALARNPEILIFDDSFSALDYKTDAALRKGLAEKLGGVTCMIVAQRIGTIRNADKIVVLDEGKAVGIGTHEELIKNCAVYREIAMSQLSAEELGA, from the coding sequence ATGTTTGAGCTATTAAAGAAAATGAAACGCAAGGAGTGGCTGACTGCCGGGCTTTGCGCCATTCTGGTATTGGGTCAGATCTATTTTGATCTGCGCCTGCCGGACTATATGAGCGACCTGACAGTACTTATCAAGACCCCTGGCAGCGCAATGAGTGACATCTGGCAAACAGGGCTTGAAATGCTCGGCTGCACGCTCGCAAGCGCTCTGCTTGCGGTAATTTGCGGATACTTGGCAGCGCAGACTGCCGCAGGCTTCAGCTATACAATCCGTGAAAAGGTGTTTAATCAGGTGGCGGATTTCGGTCAGTATGAAATGCAGCAGTTTTCTGTTCCGAGCCTGATCAACCGCACGACGAATGACATCACGCAGATCCAGATGCTTGTGGCAATGGGCCTGCAAATTATGATCAAATCTCCGATCATGGCGATTTGGGCGGTCATAAAGATCATCAACAAAAGCTGGACGCTGTCTGTTATCACCGCCGGCTTTGTCGTGGCGCTGCTTGCCATGATGGCAATCGTCATTGCGGTGATCGTGCCGCGTGTCCGCCGTGTGCAGAAATTGACGGATAACATCAACCGTGTATCCCGTGAAAATCTGACGGGCATCAATGTGGTGCACGCTTATAATGCCGAGAAATATCAAGCGGAAAAATTTGAGCAGGCCAACGACGAATTGATGAGAACGCAGCTGTTCAATCAGCACGGATTTGCGATGCTTATGCCGGCTGTCTCGTTCGCTATGAATACTTTGGCATTGACCGTCTATTGGGTAGGCGCATCTATCGTGGAAAAGGTCGCACTTACAGATGTCGCAGCGAGGATCGCAACATTCGGTGACATTATGGTATTCGGCACCTATGCAACCTATGTCATCATGTCCATTATGATGATGGTCATGATTGTAATGTTCTTCCCTTCGGCCCAGGTTTCTGCCGGGCGTATCAATGAGGTGCTGAATGCAAAAATCACCTTACGGGAAGGAAAATCGGACAACGCTCCCGAAGTGGGCACAGTCGAGTTCAAGGATGTTTCCTTCCACTATCCCACCTCGGATAAGGATGTATTGGAAAACATCAGCTTTAAGGTGAATAAAGGTGAAACCATTGCATTTATCGGTGCGACCGGCAGCGGTAAAACAACGCTCATCAGCCTGGCAGCTCGCTTTTACGACACGACCTCCGGCACGGTCCTGATCGACGGAAAGGATATAAAAGAATACACCTTCGACGCCCTTTACGACCGTATCGGATATGTAACGCAGAAAGCGGTTCTGTTTGCCGGTGACATCCGGGATAATGTGCTGTTCGGTGAAAGCGCCGCAGTTCCTACCGACGAAAACGCACAGAAAGCCTTGGAACTTGCCCAGGCAAGTGAATTTGTCGAAAAACTGCCCGGCAAATTAGATGCACCGATTTCACAGGGCGGATCCAATGTTTCCGGCGGACAGAAGCAGCGTTTGGCAATCGCCCGTGCGTTGGCGAGAAATCCCGAGATTTTGATTTTCGATGACTCCTTCTCCGCATTGGACTACAAAACCGATGCAGCGCTGCGAAAAGGTCTTGCCGAAAAGCTCGGCGGCGTTACCTGCATGATCGTTGCCCAGAGAATCGGTACGATCCGCAACGCCGATAAGATCGTCGTTCTGGATGAAGGCAAGGCCGTTGGGATCGGTACGCATGAGGAACTGATAAAGAATTGTGCTGTCTATCGAGAAATTGCCATGTCGCAGTTGTCCGCCGAAGAACTGGGCGCATAA
- a CDS encoding beta/alpha barrel domain-containing protein, with amino-acid sequence MKKEQIPQIGSRLRQHILKIPEAVFQASGIIINGRRIKSFVFTTDLAIIRNCDADAVFAVYPFTPQQAISDAIIRSSYIPVFCGVGGGTTKGIRTVSLAKDVESQGAMGVVLNAPISDLNLLAVSNAVDIPVIITVTHEGTDIASRLQHGAAILNIACGKETPNVVRKIRSEFPNVPLVASGGKTNESIYETIVAGANAITYTPPSTQELFKELMAKYRT; translated from the coding sequence ATGAAAAAGGAGCAGATCCCTCAGATCGGCAGCCGTTTGCGGCAGCATATTCTGAAGATCCCGGAGGCGGTTTTCCAAGCCAGCGGAATTATCATCAACGGACGCAGGATCAAAAGCTTTGTCTTTACCACCGATCTTGCAATTATTCGGAATTGTGACGCCGATGCCGTGTTTGCGGTCTATCCCTTTACTCCGCAGCAAGCGATCAGCGATGCAATCATTCGCTCCTCTTATATCCCGGTGTTCTGCGGCGTTGGTGGCGGGACGACCAAGGGAATAAGGACGGTATCCTTGGCGAAGGACGTGGAGTCGCAAGGTGCTATGGGAGTTGTGCTGAATGCACCGATTTCCGATCTGAATCTTCTGGCTGTAAGCAACGCCGTAGATATTCCGGTGATTATCACGGTGACGCATGAGGGCACGGACATTGCCAGCCGTTTGCAGCATGGCGCTGCGATCTTAAATATCGCCTGCGGAAAAGAGACTCCGAATGTTGTACGAAAAATCCGCTCGGAGTTTCCGAATGTTCCGCTGGTTGCATCCGGTGGGAAAACCAACGAAAGCATCTATGAGACAATCGTGGCCGGGGCCAACGCTATTACCTATACGCCGCCCTCGACGCAGGAATTGTTTAAGGAACTGATGGCAAAGTATCGAACTTAA